From one Arenicella chitinivorans genomic stretch:
- a CDS encoding response regulator has translation MKGVSLFSNLGYHVGANKIDADDSQNGVNVLDDFDFVAVNSISSKKEETVDKEDRSEHWFLFCLKNSSDDTHNLVFELGPPTLQDVYFYPSKKNSSSFQTSNNKLLSTRDMPNPEFGFSINLGAGETQQFLFRVKSSENLLQQRFNEQKNFLREPILSTRLWDRVSYDLSKSVQDHLSSIFVGVFLTLMVLNLLVFIIARQFTSLLYVLWSSCVFMVWLSLDGRLVKYFSADHLRFSELGTFVFYPLAIILATFFFKQFQDLKNYPRLNLVGNVITIVSIPLFFLSFTYGEEVFTMVLDSVALVFSFYFAFYVPAYTLIKDGQSVPKYILISFTPLSLSLLDQVAFSFGITSQYYVPFPIVTGAVIAMIFISIFTILIAYREKQAAQQAAVEQLNISNTLKTNYNIQLEAELEQKTAHIKKINSDLEQKANKLLKMDESKSRFFANISHEFRTPLTLIEGPLKMLLAQNTFQEKSTIQGVLKNSNSLKNLIDQILLLSEIDEKLLGLKASRTNIVGAVKELLAQFTNLAEQKKIKLELVTNLAEVHAYVDLEKLRIIISNLLSNAIKFTHENGEIIVDIRSTAPAHKDENEFSGDEYVEITVSDTGGGIPSDEIPFVFDRYFQSDSSELAKSGVGTGIGLALVKELIELHAGEVSVTNISGDDGVRKGASFKINLPLGRAHLNDNDIAFESESNWDALAIITQSAEHSRIDDNQVTPSTRRRKTILVVDDNKEMRSYIQRFLENEYEVLTANDGVLAEEVLHKQLPDLIITDLMMPNRDGLEFVTSIKKQPVFSQVPVIMLTARAGMQDRMNGLMAAVDDYLVKPFNGDELKIRIRNLLNKQAQFAAFYRQQDSTHDGGSEGKVKNKSLSFIEKVRKVVNQRLTEPSFGVEELAKALHVSEATLRRRVAEEAQFTPAAFIRHCRLELARQKLSEGSVRSIAELTRSVGFSKPAYFASLYEKTFNMPIEFAPSANRINS, from the coding sequence ATGAAAGGAGTATCGCTCTTCTCGAATCTTGGATACCACGTGGGCGCGAATAAAATTGACGCTGATGATTCACAAAACGGTGTCAACGTACTAGATGATTTTGATTTTGTGGCAGTCAATAGCATATCGAGCAAGAAAGAGGAGACAGTCGATAAAGAAGATAGGTCAGAGCACTGGTTTTTATTTTGTTTAAAAAACTCATCAGACGATACTCATAACTTAGTCTTCGAGCTGGGCCCTCCAACGTTACAGGACGTCTATTTTTATCCGTCGAAGAAAAATTCGTCTTCTTTTCAAACAAGCAATAACAAACTTTTGAGCACTCGAGATATGCCGAATCCAGAATTCGGCTTTTCGATAAATTTGGGAGCCGGAGAAACGCAACAGTTCCTCTTCAGAGTTAAGTCTTCAGAAAATTTATTACAACAACGATTTAACGAGCAAAAAAACTTTTTAAGAGAACCAATATTATCTACTCGACTTTGGGACCGAGTAAGTTATGACCTGAGTAAAAGCGTTCAGGATCACCTCTCGAGTATTTTTGTTGGTGTTTTTTTGACGTTAATGGTGCTCAATTTACTCGTATTTATCATTGCGCGTCAGTTTACGTCGTTGCTCTATGTTCTGTGGAGCAGTTGCGTGTTTATGGTCTGGCTATCGCTCGACGGTCGCCTTGTAAAGTATTTTAGCGCTGACCATCTGCGTTTCAGTGAACTTGGAACCTTCGTCTTCTACCCCTTGGCAATCATTTTAGCTACGTTCTTCTTCAAGCAATTTCAAGATTTAAAAAACTACCCGCGTCTTAATTTGGTGGGCAACGTCATTACCATTGTTTCTATACCTCTGTTTTTCCTGTCTTTCACATACGGTGAGGAGGTTTTTACCATGGTTTTAGATTCAGTGGCTTTGGTATTCTCCTTTTATTTTGCGTTTTATGTTCCTGCCTATACATTAATCAAAGATGGCCAATCGGTTCCTAAGTATATCCTCATCAGTTTTACACCATTAAGTTTGAGTCTGTTGGATCAAGTTGCTTTTAGTTTTGGTATAACAAGCCAATATTATGTTCCATTTCCTATCGTTACTGGCGCAGTGATCGCGATGATTTTCATCTCTATTTTCACAATCCTGATCGCCTATCGTGAAAAGCAAGCGGCACAACAAGCCGCCGTAGAGCAGCTGAATATATCGAATACGTTAAAGACCAATTACAACATTCAACTCGAAGCCGAACTTGAGCAAAAAACAGCTCACATTAAAAAAATAAATTCTGACTTGGAGCAAAAGGCAAACAAATTGCTCAAGATGGACGAGTCTAAGTCAAGGTTTTTTGCCAATATCAGTCATGAATTTCGTACGCCTCTCACACTTATCGAGGGGCCTTTAAAGATGCTGTTGGCACAGAATACTTTTCAAGAAAAATCGACGATTCAGGGCGTTCTTAAGAACTCTAACTCTCTAAAAAATCTTATCGATCAAATTCTTTTACTAAGCGAAATAGACGAGAAATTATTGGGTTTAAAAGCGTCTCGAACGAATATAGTTGGCGCAGTCAAAGAACTATTGGCTCAGTTTACGAACTTAGCAGAGCAAAAAAAGATCAAGTTGGAGCTGGTGACCAATCTCGCTGAAGTTCACGCTTATGTTGATCTTGAGAAACTCCGAATCATCATCAGCAATTTATTAAGTAACGCAATCAAGTTCACGCATGAGAATGGCGAAATCATCGTTGATATTCGATCTACAGCACCAGCTCATAAAGATGAAAACGAGTTCAGTGGCGATGAATACGTCGAAATTACAGTGTCTGATACGGGTGGCGGTATTCCTAGCGATGAAATTCCGTTTGTGTTTGACCGGTATTTTCAATCCGATTCCTCTGAGCTCGCTAAATCAGGCGTTGGTACCGGAATTGGCCTTGCACTGGTAAAAGAACTTATTGAATTGCATGCCGGGGAGGTCTCAGTAACCAACATTTCAGGTGATGATGGAGTACGAAAAGGCGCTTCTTTTAAAATCAATTTACCACTTGGTAGGGCGCATTTAAATGACAATGATATTGCTTTTGAGAGCGAGTCAAATTGGGATGCTCTCGCGATAATTACTCAGTCAGCCGAGCATTCTAGGATAGACGACAATCAGGTAACACCGAGTACCCGAAGGCGAAAAACCATACTCGTCGTAGACGATAATAAAGAGATGCGTAGCTATATTCAGCGCTTCCTGGAAAATGAGTATGAAGTTTTAACGGCAAACGATGGCGTTTTGGCCGAAGAGGTTCTGCATAAGCAGCTACCTGACTTGATTATCACCGACTTAATGATGCCTAATCGAGATGGCCTAGAATTTGTCACGTCTATTAAAAAACAGCCGGTTTTCTCACAGGTGCCGGTGATTATGCTAACTGCGCGCGCAGGTATGCAAGACCGAATGAATGGCTTGATGGCAGCGGTAGATGACTATTTAGTCAAACCCTTTAACGGCGATGAGCTCAAGATTCGCATTCGTAACCTACTCAACAAGCAAGCGCAGTTTGCCGCTTTTTATCGGCAACAAGACTCCACACATGACGGCGGCTCAGAGGGTAAGGTCAAAAATAAATCGCTATCGTTTATTGAAAAAGTAAGAAAAGTTGTTAATCAACGGCTTACAGAGCCGAGTTTTGGCGTTGAAGAACTGGCCAAGGCCTTGCATGTTAGCGAAGCGACGTTGCGCAGAAGGGTAGCGGAAGAAGCTCAATTCACACCGGCTGCGTTTATTAGACATTGCCGGCTAGAACTCGCTCGACAAAAGCTCTCGGAAGGGAGTGTTCGAAGCATTGCTGAGCTCACTCGATCCGTGGGTTTCAGTAAACCAGCTTATTTCGCGAGTCTTTATGAAAAAACATTTAATATGCCGATAGAA